One window of the Niallia circulans genome contains the following:
- a CDS encoding GNAT family N-acetyltransferase, with protein MKIIPVRYDVNKLPYIIRSAEESDAEQLASVRLQIDGETTFLDREPGEGLLTEKEFKHLIRSDSEAPNHLFLLAEREDGQIIGFSRCEGSSLRRLKHKVEFGIAVLEEYWGYQIGTHLLEESINWGAENDITKMTLSVIELNEKAIKLYKRFGFEIEGVLKKDKRLTNGKYYSTILMSRFFS; from the coding sequence ATGAAAATAATTCCTGTACGTTATGATGTGAATAAGCTTCCTTATATAATAAGAAGTGCGGAGGAAAGCGATGCAGAACAGCTTGCTAGTGTTAGGTTACAGATCGATGGAGAAACAACTTTTCTAGATCGCGAACCTGGAGAGGGCTTACTTACTGAAAAAGAATTTAAACACTTAATCCGCTCAGATAGCGAAGCGCCAAATCATTTGTTTTTACTTGCAGAGAGAGAAGATGGGCAAATTATTGGCTTTTCTCGTTGTGAGGGTTCTAGTTTGCGACGTCTTAAGCATAAAGTCGAGTTCGGTATTGCTGTCTTAGAAGAATATTGGGGATATCAAATAGGTACCCATTTATTAGAAGAATCCATAAATTGGGGAGCGGAAAATGATATTACAAAAATGACATTATCGGTTATAGAGTTAAATGAAAAAGCGATTAAACTATATAAACGATTTGGCTTTGAAATAGAAGGAGTCTTAAAAAAAGATAAACGATTAACTAACGGGAAATATTATTCTACCATTTTAATGTCTCGATTTTTCTCCTAA
- a CDS encoding rhodanese-like domain-containing protein, whose amino-acid sequence MALTFGKLVEEARKNVPGISSVEAKKKIEENPNTYIIDVQDAADAGACGLIPSSVNISLGMLPIRADLELPEELRDPELADRNRPVIVTCGLGGQASLGAYLLKQMGFTDVAFIEGGTTAWKKEGFETV is encoded by the coding sequence ATGGCATTAACTTTTGGAAAATTGGTAGAAGAGGCTAGAAAAAATGTTCCTGGTATTTCTTCTGTTGAGGCAAAAAAGAAAATTGAAGAAAACCCAAATACTTACATAATTGATGTTCAAGATGCTGCAGATGCTGGTGCTTGTGGTTTAATTCCTAGTTCTGTTAATATCTCTTTAGGAATGCTTCCAATTCGCGCAGATTTGGAATTACCTGAAGAATTAAGAGATCCAGAATTAGCGGATCGTAACCGTCCAGTTATTGTTACATGTGGTCTTGGTGGACAAGCGTCACTTGGTGCCTACCTATTAAAGCAAATGGGCTTCACAGATGTAGCCTTCATTGAGGGTGGAACTACCGCGTGGAAAAAAGAGGGTTTTGAAACAGTTTAA
- a CDS encoding D-2-hydroxyacid dehydrogenase, translating into MINRKTIPKIYIRRTIPQKYLDKIKSSGAEYIVDPWQFGEPEPPIKQDISDCNIVLTLGLTDSLAITEQAPYIKWVQSLSVGLDALLTEKMKKNDIIITNTKGCTSVPIAEHTIAMMTGLARGISYMIRNQLNRSWTSTPITDLSGATVAIIGYGEIGKQIAKRAKALDMFVIGCKKRPSIRATDDPADKIVGLEQLESVMAETDFLILALPSTPETYHLINKEKLESMKKTSFLINIGRGNTIVEEELINHLKEKKIAGAALDVFETEPLPPQHPIWQLENLIISPHNAYFSPNTLERYMDVFLENIERFKEGKELLNLVDKQLGY; encoded by the coding sequence ATGATAAACAGGAAAACAATTCCTAAAATATATATCAGAAGAACTATTCCACAAAAGTATTTAGATAAAATAAAATCTTCAGGCGCGGAATATATAGTAGATCCATGGCAATTCGGGGAGCCCGAACCGCCAATAAAGCAAGATATTAGTGATTGCAACATAGTCTTGACTTTGGGATTAACAGATTCATTAGCCATCACTGAACAAGCGCCCTATATTAAATGGGTTCAATCTTTAAGTGTTGGCTTAGATGCACTTTTGACAGAGAAAATGAAAAAGAATGATATCATCATTACAAATACAAAAGGATGCACTTCTGTACCTATAGCAGAGCATACAATTGCAATGATGACAGGTTTAGCGAGGGGAATTTCTTATATGATTCGGAATCAGCTAAATCGAAGTTGGACATCTACCCCTATAACCGATCTTTCAGGGGCAACCGTTGCGATTATTGGTTATGGGGAGATTGGCAAGCAAATCGCGAAACGTGCTAAAGCACTTGATATGTTTGTGATTGGCTGCAAAAAAAGACCGTCCATACGTGCAACTGACGATCCTGCCGACAAAATTGTCGGGCTTGAACAGCTAGAATCAGTGATGGCAGAAACTGATTTTTTGATCCTAGCCTTACCTTCAACGCCAGAAACGTACCATCTTATTAATAAAGAAAAATTAGAAAGCATGAAAAAAACTAGTTTTTTAATTAATATCGGAAGAGGAAATACAATTGTGGAAGAAGAGCTCATTAATCACTTAAAAGAAAAGAAAATTGCAGGAGCAGCTCTTGATGTCTTTGAAACAGAGCCATTACCACCACAACATCCTATTTGGCAATTGGAAAATCTGATTATTTCCCCACATAATGCATATTTTTCTCCCAATACTCTTGAGCGTTACATGGATGTATTCTTAGAAAATATCGAGCGCTTTAAAGAAGGCAAGGAACTTTTGAACCTCGTAGATAAACAATTGGGGTATTAA
- a CDS encoding PLP-dependent aminotransferase family protein, translating into MQLLKPFSYSRRFPDIEVIGSAFAQNQENLIPLSFGFPAPESLPVDKMTAATEAAMQTQGRHALAYSGGTGVNAVINWIKERSKLREIKATENEILITAGSSQAIDLVTRTLTDPGDEVWVEAPTFFGALKTFQLAETKLASFPIDENGLRVDLVEQELSERVKNNLPLPKLMYVIPNYQNPGGVNLSVDRRKRLAELAYEYNFFIIEDDAYVELSFDGIYNPAIYSYGPERVVYLSTFSKIIAPGLRLGWAIGLTEIIEKMRILKIDGLTSVYVQEVTKNLLDQIGMDEHICYLNSLYLSRKNAMVSAIKQYFGNDVTFHEANGGFFLWITFPCHIDTSEFIDAAASAGVSYIAGKHFFLKDEGYNHMRLCFTFCQEDIIEEAIKRLANTYYEYVNSKQMIKGVN; encoded by the coding sequence ATGCAATTATTAAAACCTTTTTCCTATAGTAGAAGATTTCCTGACATCGAGGTAATCGGTTCCGCCTTCGCTCAAAATCAAGAAAATCTGATTCCCTTATCATTTGGTTTTCCAGCACCCGAATCACTTCCGGTTGATAAAATGACCGCCGCTACAGAAGCTGCCATGCAAACACAAGGAAGACATGCATTAGCTTATAGTGGCGGAACAGGAGTAAACGCTGTTATTAACTGGATTAAAGAAAGATCAAAGTTACGTGAGATAAAAGCCACAGAGAATGAAATACTTATAACTGCAGGCAGTTCACAAGCAATAGATTTAGTTACAAGAACCTTAACCGACCCTGGCGATGAAGTATGGGTAGAAGCCCCTACATTCTTCGGCGCATTGAAAACATTTCAATTAGCAGAAACAAAATTAGCTTCTTTTCCTATTGATGAAAATGGCTTAAGAGTCGATTTAGTGGAACAAGAATTAAGCGAAAGAGTAAAAAACAATTTACCGCTCCCCAAATTAATGTATGTAATACCGAATTATCAAAATCCTGGTGGGGTTAATCTATCAGTAGACAGAAGAAAACGACTTGCTGAATTAGCCTATGAGTATAATTTCTTTATTATCGAAGATGATGCTTATGTCGAGCTTTCTTTTGACGGAATATATAATCCTGCTATCTATTCGTACGGACCTGAACGAGTCGTTTACTTAAGTACTTTTTCCAAAATTATCGCCCCAGGTTTACGACTCGGCTGGGCTATTGGCTTAACAGAAATTATCGAAAAAATGAGAATTTTAAAAATAGATGGGTTAACAAGCGTCTATGTTCAAGAGGTTACAAAAAATTTACTTGATCAAATCGGTATGGATGAACATATTTGCTATTTAAATTCTCTTTATTTATCGCGTAAAAACGCCATGGTTTCCGCCATAAAGCAATATTTTGGTAATGATGTTACCTTTCATGAAGCAAATGGCGGATTTTTTCTTTGGATTACCTTTCCTTGCCATATTGACACAAGTGAATTTATAGATGCTGCAGCATCAGCCGGAGTTTCCTATATCGCTGGTAAGCATTTCTTCTTAAAAGACGAAGGATATAATCATATGCGATTATGCTTTACTTTCTGTCAGGAGGATATCATTGAAGAAGCCATTAAACGACTCGCAAATACTTATTATGAGTATGTAAATAGCAAACAAATGATTAAGGGAGTAAATTAA
- the glnA gene encoding type I glutamate--ammonia ligase — protein MSEITLEKIESIVKEKNVELLHLQFVDIEGILKNITITAQQLDDAVEGKIMIDGSSIKGFSPINKSDSYLLPDLNTFAVLPWTETEGYSEARFLCSVTNPDGSLFEGDTRNVLKKTVERAAENGYSISVGPELEFFLFATDENGYPTTELGDRGGYFEPSPKDLGEKVRVEIFKTLRAMGFTIEALHHEVAEGQHEINFKYADALTAADLATTYKWVVKTIASQYGLHATFMPKPVFGINGSGMHVNMSFFKDGENCFYDADDDLELSETAYSFIAGVLENVKSFVAVTNPLVNSYKRLVPGYEAPCYLAWSASNRSALIRIPAKRGMATRVELRCPDPSSNPYLTFAVIAAAGLDGVEKGLRAPAPINEDIFHMTDDRREELGIDSLPGGLEAAIAELEAGEIGLKTLGEHVFTEYVAAKKEEWDSYRTTIHTWEIENYQYKF, from the coding sequence ATGAGTGAAATTACATTAGAGAAAATTGAAAGTATTGTAAAAGAAAAAAATGTAGAATTATTACATCTACAATTTGTGGATATTGAAGGAATTTTAAAAAATATTACAATTACTGCTCAACAATTAGATGATGCTGTTGAAGGAAAAATCATGATTGACGGTTCATCCATTAAAGGATTTTCTCCTATTAACAAATCAGATTCTTATTTATTACCAGACTTAAACACATTCGCAGTTTTACCTTGGACTGAAACAGAAGGATATTCAGAAGCGCGGTTCCTTTGTTCTGTAACAAATCCTGATGGATCTTTATTTGAAGGTGATACTCGTAATGTTCTCAAGAAAACAGTCGAGCGCGCTGCTGAAAATGGATATAGTATTTCTGTCGGACCAGAGTTAGAATTCTTCCTATTTGCAACCGACGAAAATGGATATCCAACTACAGAATTAGGAGATAGAGGCGGCTATTTTGAACCATCACCAAAGGATTTGGGAGAAAAAGTCCGCGTTGAAATTTTCAAAACATTAAGAGCAATGGGCTTCACTATCGAAGCACTTCACCATGAAGTAGCAGAAGGTCAACATGAGATTAACTTCAAATATGCAGATGCATTAACTGCAGCTGACTTGGCTACAACATATAAATGGGTTGTGAAAACAATCGCTTCTCAATATGGTTTACACGCAACATTTATGCCAAAACCAGTATTCGGAATTAATGGTTCAGGAATGCATGTTAATATGTCATTCTTTAAAGATGGAGAAAATTGCTTCTATGATGCGGACGATGATTTAGAATTATCTGAAACAGCCTATTCGTTTATAGCGGGTGTTTTAGAAAATGTTAAGAGTTTCGTAGCTGTTACAAATCCTCTAGTAAACTCTTATAAGCGTTTAGTACCAGGATATGAAGCACCTTGCTACTTAGCATGGTCTGCATCCAATCGTTCTGCTTTAATCCGTATTCCTGCCAAACGCGGAATGGCTACTCGTGTGGAGCTTCGTTGTCCAGACCCATCATCTAATCCATATTTAACATTTGCTGTTATCGCTGCAGCAGGTTTAGATGGAGTGGAAAAAGGCTTAAGAGCACCAGCACCAATTAACGAAGATATCTTCCATATGACAGATGATCGTCGTGAAGAACTTGGAATTGACAGCTTACCTGGTGGTTTAGAAGCTGCTATTGCTGAACTAGAAGCAGGAGAAATTGGTCTTAAAACACTTGGAGAGCATGTATTCACTGAGTATGTTGCTGCGAAGAAAGAAGAGTGGGATAGCTACCGTACAACAATCCATACTTGGGAAATTGAAAACTATCAATATAAATTCTAA
- a CDS encoding manganese-dependent inorganic pyrophosphatase, whose protein sequence is MEKVLIFGHKNPDTDTICSAIAYAELKKALGVEAEAVRLGDVSGETKFALDYFKTEAPRFIEKAATEANSVILVDHNEFQQSVEDIKDVTILEVIDHHRIANFETSDPLYYRAEPVGCTATILNKMYKENNVEIKKEVAGLMLSAIISDSLLFKSPTCTEQDVQAAKELAEIAGVNAEQYGLDMLKAGADLSDKTVDQLLSIDAKEFTMGTYKVEIAQVNAVDTNDVISKQAELETSIQAIIDKKGLDLFLLVVTDILNNDSVAVALGNKAETVEKAFNVLLENNSALLKGVVSRKKQIVPVLTETFEAL, encoded by the coding sequence ATGGAAAAAGTATTGATATTTGGTCATAAAAATCCGGATACGGATACTATTTGTTCTGCGATTGCGTATGCAGAATTAAAAAAGGCACTTGGAGTAGAAGCAGAGGCTGTTCGTCTTGGTGACGTTAGTGGAGAAACAAAATTCGCATTAGATTATTTTAAAACAGAGGCTCCTCGTTTTATTGAAAAGGCAGCTACAGAAGCTAATTCAGTTATCTTGGTAGATCACAATGAATTCCAACAAAGTGTGGAAGACATTAAAGATGTTACAATTTTAGAGGTTATTGATCACCATCGTATCGCTAATTTCGAGACAAGTGATCCTTTATACTACCGTGCTGAACCAGTAGGTTGTACGGCAACTATATTAAATAAAATGTATAAAGAAAATAATGTAGAAATTAAGAAAGAAGTTGCTGGATTAATGCTTTCAGCTATTATTTCTGATTCCTTATTATTTAAGTCACCAACTTGCACAGAACAAGATGTACAAGCTGCCAAGGAATTAGCGGAAATTGCTGGTGTAAATGCAGAACAGTATGGATTAGACATGCTGAAAGCTGGTGCTGATTTAAGTGATAAAACAGTTGATCAATTACTAAGTATTGATGCAAAAGAATTTACAATGGGTACATATAAAGTAGAAATTGCGCAAGTGAATGCAGTTGATACAAATGATGTCATTTCCAAACAAGCTGAATTAGAAACGTCTATTCAAGCAATTATCGACAAAAAAGGATTAGATTTATTCTTGCTTGTCGTAACGGATATTTTAAATAACGATTCTGTTGCTGTTGCTTTAGGCAATAAAGCAGAAACAGTAGAGAAGGCATTTAATGTATTATTAGAAAATAATAGTGCCTTATTAAAAGGTGTCGTATCTCGTAAAAAACAAATCGTACCAGTTTTAACAGAGACTTTTGAAGCGCTATAA
- a CDS encoding redoxin domain-containing protein, which yields MSLKKTIFIFLFFSSFFLIMSTNVEAKTGLNIGEEAPDFKLNDLNGKTVRLSDYRGKSVMINFWATWCPPCKKEMLDIETFSKKMQDHWVVLAVNVDGGNERGVRQFVKERNLTFPVLIDNNDMVSNQYHILSIPTTFFLNEEGIIINKGFSMLTLQQMMKMTQD from the coding sequence ATGTCACTAAAAAAAACAATATTTATCTTTCTGTTTTTTTCTAGCTTTTTCCTTATTATGTCCACTAATGTAGAAGCAAAAACAGGTTTAAATATTGGTGAGGAAGCGCCAGATTTTAAACTGAACGATTTAAATGGAAAGACAGTGCGGTTGTCTGATTATAGAGGAAAATCTGTCATGATAAATTTTTGGGCAACTTGGTGTCCACCTTGTAAAAAAGAGATGCTTGATATAGAAACTTTTTCTAAAAAAATGCAAGATCATTGGGTTGTTCTCGCGGTTAATGTGGATGGTGGAAATGAAAGAGGAGTTAGACAGTTTGTAAAGGAAAGAAATTTAACATTCCCTGTCTTAATAGATAATAACGATATGGTTTCAAATCAATATCACATTCTTAGTATTCCCACAACGTTTTTTCTTAATGAAGAGGGAATCATTATTAATAAGGGTTTCAGTATGTTAACACTTCAACAAATGATGAAAATGACACAAGATTAA
- a CDS encoding FbpB family small basic protein, with amino-acid sequence MRKPRKRSFQELVLENKMQLLKDREAIEKIEERLERKHLKKAR; translated from the coding sequence ATGAGAAAACCTCGTAAACGTTCATTTCAAGAACTCGTATTAGAAAATAAAATGCAGTTATTAAAGGATCGAGAAGCGATTGAAAAAATAGAAGAACGGTTAGAAAGAAAACATTTGAAAAAAGCACGTTAA
- a CDS encoding acid-soluble spore protein N, whose product MSDPKKDSKHFVPSHIGTKSRSFGGNKGKQMQDKSGQHAQVIQTKGE is encoded by the coding sequence ATGAGTGATCCTAAAAAAGACAGCAAACACTTTGTTCCAAGTCATATCGGAACTAAATCTAGAAGCTTTGGTGGGAACAAAGGAAAGCAAATGCAGGACAAATCAGGACAACATGCTCAAGTAATACAAACAAAGGGCGAATAA
- a CDS encoding AAA family ATPase: protein MNNEKIITNRKYPEIFLIEKEFEEHGFVQDEKKILDEIQKLTEGENGKEISQLLTIAALSRMYTDKEDTIAVAWLNKAIELDEENKTALKYLSQFDWKNFSGLLDSLVFPNIRETDNRTAKRKIAEQYINNCRSFLEQMDEEATHLQNQKKNASLYENRDAVAKYEAIEELLQKVMEKTSQLLKSAEEYEESISGVFHTSIYYESVKELIEELTELKDEWTSLFVEDVEEDNKSLSSLEELEQMVGLDAVKKRVYDFYQFLHYQKSRKKLGYNIQDELSLNMIFTGNPGTGKTTLARLMAKIYHELGVLPSAEVVETDRSQLIGGFMGQTEENVRSVVKQAVGGVLFIDEAYSLKREGQSGNDYGQTAIDTLVSLMTGSEFGGKFAVILAGYPEEMRQFLDGNHGLRSRFPASNMIHLPDYTPTELLVIGERIASANDYVMTEDGKKALLKRLEREQVDESFGNARAVRNIVLDAIFSKGSRKANEQEIFKYTLLQEADFVCEEDDKQLDPAKELNKLIGLAKVKDEIKKIIALVKVQQLRQTKAKKNLPIQLHAVFTGNPGTGKTTVAKLYAQFLKDCGILKRGHLVVTSRADFVAGYVGQSAIKTRKKIREALGGVLFIDEAYSLLGNSGQDFGKEVVDTLVMEMTKHNENLVVILAGYPNETNTLLQSNPGLTSRFKKFIHFEDYSAAELVEIMKLYADKYDYLLSTDAIQLLQNMLPTVSTDGNGRFATNLIDEAVQLQALRLSEQLEQGIDADVSTITAEDIESVLKEKRRIDE from the coding sequence TTGAATAACGAGAAAATAATTACAAATAGAAAATATCCAGAAATTTTTCTGATAGAAAAGGAATTTGAAGAACATGGATTTGTGCAAGATGAAAAGAAGATTTTAGATGAAATACAAAAATTAACTGAGGGTGAGAATGGAAAAGAAATCTCTCAGTTATTAACGATTGCTGCTTTATCAAGAATGTACACCGATAAAGAAGATACGATAGCGGTTGCCTGGTTGAATAAAGCGATTGAGCTGGATGAAGAGAATAAAACAGCTCTAAAATACCTTTCCCAATTCGATTGGAAAAATTTCAGCGGCTTACTGGATTCACTGGTTTTTCCTAATATTCGCGAAACGGATAATCGGACCGCCAAACGAAAAATTGCTGAGCAATATATTAATAATTGCCGCTCGTTTTTAGAACAGATGGATGAGGAAGCTACCCATCTGCAAAATCAGAAGAAAAATGCATCCCTATATGAAAATAGGGATGCTGTTGCAAAATATGAAGCAATTGAAGAATTATTACAAAAGGTAATGGAGAAAACGTCTCAGTTATTAAAATCAGCAGAAGAATATGAAGAGTCTATTAGCGGCGTGTTTCACACATCGATTTATTATGAGAGTGTAAAAGAATTAATTGAAGAATTGACTGAATTAAAGGATGAATGGACAAGCCTTTTTGTAGAAGATGTAGAGGAAGATAATAAGTCTCTTTCCTCTTTAGAGGAACTAGAGCAAATGGTAGGATTGGATGCTGTAAAAAAAAGAGTTTATGATTTTTATCAATTTTTACATTATCAAAAGTCTCGGAAAAAGCTAGGCTATAATATTCAAGATGAATTAAGCTTAAATATGATATTTACAGGAAATCCAGGTACTGGGAAAACTACTTTGGCAAGATTGATGGCAAAGATTTATCATGAATTGGGCGTATTGCCAAGCGCTGAAGTTGTGGAGACAGATCGGTCTCAATTAATCGGCGGCTTTATGGGACAAACAGAGGAAAATGTCCGTTCTGTGGTAAAACAAGCGGTTGGCGGTGTCTTATTTATCGATGAAGCCTATAGCCTAAAAAGAGAAGGACAGTCTGGAAATGATTATGGTCAAACGGCAATAGATACTCTTGTATCTTTAATGACAGGTTCAGAATTTGGTGGTAAATTTGCTGTCATTTTAGCAGGATATCCTGAAGAAATGCGTCAATTTTTAGACGGAAACCATGGTTTAAGAAGTCGCTTTCCTGCTTCTAATATGATTCATTTGCCAGATTATACACCAACGGAATTATTGGTGATAGGAGAAAGAATTGCTTCAGCGAATGACTATGTCATGACTGAGGACGGAAAAAAAGCATTGCTAAAAAGGCTTGAGAGAGAACAGGTAGATGAGAGCTTCGGAAATGCTCGAGCTGTTCGCAATATTGTGCTGGATGCAATATTTAGCAAAGGTTCTCGCAAAGCAAACGAACAAGAAATATTTAAATATACTCTATTGCAAGAGGCTGATTTTGTTTGTGAAGAAGATGACAAACAACTTGATCCTGCAAAAGAGCTTAATAAATTGATTGGATTAGCAAAAGTAAAAGATGAAATAAAAAAAATTATTGCGCTTGTTAAGGTGCAGCAATTGAGACAGACTAAAGCCAAAAAGAATCTGCCTATTCAACTGCATGCTGTCTTTACGGGAAATCCAGGTACCGGAAAAACTACGGTAGCTAAACTATACGCCCAGTTTCTTAAGGATTGCGGAATATTAAAAAGAGGTCACTTAGTTGTTACAAGCAGGGCAGATTTTGTCGCCGGCTATGTTGGCCAATCAGCTATTAAGACAAGAAAAAAAATAAGAGAAGCCCTTGGCGGGGTGCTATTTATCGATGAAGCTTATTCATTGTTAGGAAATAGTGGTCAGGATTTTGGGAAAGAGGTTGTTGATACATTAGTCATGGAAATGACAAAGCATAATGAGAATTTAGTTGTTATTCTTGCAGGATATCCGAATGAAACCAATACTCTATTACAAAGCAACCCAGGATTAACTTCAAGGTTTAAAAAATTTATCCATTTTGAAGATTATTCTGCAGCAGAATTGGTTGAAATCATGAAGTTATATGCAGATAAATACGATTATTTATTATCAACAGATGCAATCCAATTACTGCAAAATATGCTGCCGACAGTATCTACGGATGGAAATGGACGATTTGCAACTAATTTAATCGATGAAGCAGTTCAATTACAGGCTTTACGACTATCTGAGCAATTAGAACAAGGAATAGATGCAGATGTTTCTACGATAACTGCTGAGGATATTGAAAGTGTACTAAAAGAGAAAAGGAGAATCGACGAATAG
- a CDS encoding TerD family protein — protein MVINDVYLRRKNKLLLNKGNEKTPQKKYIATILLNIDNLGFTLSNDIIEILYTYSISQLNSFYIALVKNLKELVGANKQYNPMYPNFPHQVMDADASELFINAIFHYWSFGSLLPNYNKEERLPLYDITTKKVIETGTEEEFESIFINLLSSKTSISETDKEDLSWFFNEYPDKVNNILPKEIPSKENVALLSILLLHNNINTSVLFDYVKTATDVLRIAVAMSEGDISLATNTKFKSFKRKQRRLLMSLLENCSNIEEDMKRYKNRWIRLGERLHPTEFKKYEKVKEAFTKLRNNQPIQTFNGVLTNALENNRMDQALSLLVKRPGEFARKLDHLIRLHTNPNVILNEFKIVADSVETTVLLQVREHFKNRNNQKEKRTFFPKGNVAKLFVIDNNLPEIEENICNSIVQICENSLVNEYKKRDYLGKVYLDESLKNYLVPFSQRSASKSLKSVVRGSKLDISDSTSTIRSFIYWKENNLDRADIDLSAVMYDDNWDYLEHVSYTNLRSSKYKAFHSGDITSASHGASEFIDLEIESVRKFGGRYIVLSIQSFTGQTFSELPECFMGWMSRENPNSGEIYEPKTVENRMDVTSEARVSIPMIIDLHENKVIWTDIALRNNPDYYNNVEGNKIGMVLMGKAMTTLIKPNLYELIELNIKARGEKCDNIEEADIVFSINQGVTPFDQDVIVSQYL, from the coding sequence ATGGTTATAAATGATGTTTACCTAAGAAGAAAAAACAAATTACTATTGAATAAAGGTAATGAAAAAACTCCACAGAAAAAATACATTGCGACAATATTATTAAACATTGATAATTTGGGATTTACATTATCAAATGATATTATTGAAATCCTATATACATATTCCATAAGTCAATTAAATAGTTTCTACATTGCTTTAGTTAAAAATTTAAAAGAGTTAGTAGGAGCAAACAAACAATACAATCCAATGTATCCTAATTTTCCCCACCAAGTAATGGATGCAGATGCCTCAGAATTATTCATTAATGCTATTTTTCATTACTGGTCTTTTGGATCATTACTTCCTAATTATAACAAAGAAGAGAGATTACCATTATATGATATAACAACCAAGAAAGTAATAGAGACGGGTACCGAGGAAGAATTTGAAAGTATTTTTATAAATCTATTATCTTCTAAAACTTCTATTTCTGAAACTGATAAAGAGGATTTAAGTTGGTTTTTCAATGAATATCCTGACAAAGTTAACAATATCTTACCTAAAGAAATACCTTCAAAAGAAAATGTAGCTTTGTTATCTATATTGTTACTGCATAATAACATAAATACTTCTGTATTATTTGATTATGTAAAGACAGCTACTGATGTATTAAGAATTGCCGTTGCTATGTCAGAAGGCGATATTAGTTTAGCAACTAATACAAAGTTTAAAAGTTTCAAACGTAAGCAAAGACGTTTATTAATGTCCTTATTAGAAAATTGTTCTAATATTGAAGAGGATATGAAACGATATAAGAATAGATGGATTAGATTAGGTGAAAGATTACATCCTACAGAATTTAAAAAATATGAAAAAGTAAAAGAGGCTTTTACTAAGCTGAGAAATAATCAACCAATTCAAACTTTTAATGGTGTGTTAACTAATGCGCTAGAAAATAATAGAATGGATCAAGCATTATCTTTATTAGTGAAAAGACCAGGGGAATTCGCACGTAAATTAGATCATTTAATAAGATTGCATACTAACCCAAATGTAATACTAAATGAATTTAAAATTGTGGCGGATAGTGTTGAAACTACAGTGCTATTGCAAGTTAGGGAGCACTTTAAAAATAGAAATAATCAAAAAGAGAAAAGAACATTTTTCCCTAAAGGTAATGTTGCTAAATTATTTGTCATTGATAATAACCTTCCTGAGATTGAGGAGAATATATGCAATAGCATAGTACAAATCTGCGAAAATAGTTTAGTAAATGAATATAAGAAAAGGGACTATCTTGGTAAGGTTTATCTAGATGAATCATTAAAAAATTATCTTGTGCCTTTTTCGCAACGTTCAGCAAGTAAGTCACTTAAATCAGTAGTAAGAGGTTCAAAATTAGATATAAGCGATTCAACCAGTACTATTCGCTCCTTTATTTATTGGAAAGAAAATAATTTGGATAGAGCCGATATAGATTTGTCTGCAGTAATGTATGATGATAATTGGGATTACTTAGAGCATGTGTCCTATACAAATCTGAGATCATCAAAGTATAAAGCTTTTCATAGTGGTGATATTACTTCAGCTTCTCATGGAGCAAGTGAATTTATCGATTTAGAAATTGAATCTGTTAGAAAATTTGGAGGAAGATATATAGTGCTTTCAATCCAATCCTTTACAGGTCAAACTTTTAGTGAGTTACCCGAATGTTTTATGGGATGGATGAGCAGGGAAAATCCCAATTCTGGAGAAATTTACGAACCTAAAACAGTGGAGAACAGAATGGATGTAACTTCTGAAGCTAGAGTAAGTATACCTATGATAATCGATCTTCATGAAAACAAAGTGATATGGACAGATATAGCACTTAGAAACAATCCTGATTATTACAATAATGTGGAAGGTAATAAAATAGGTATGGTATTAATGGGTAAAGCAATGACTACTTTAATTAAACCTAATCTTTATGAGTTAATAGAATTGAATATTAAGGCAAGAGGGGAAAAATGTGATAATATAGAAGAGGCAGATATTGTATTTTCTATAAATCAAGGTGTTACTCCTTTTGACCAGGATGTAATTGTGTCACAATATTTATAA